The following proteins are co-located in the Apis mellifera strain DH4 linkage group LG11, Amel_HAv3.1, whole genome shotgun sequence genome:
- the LOC725952 gene encoding uncharacterized protein LOC725952 isoform X1 translates to MTTDGVTAEDAGRKRSRDLEHARKELASVMERIEGTGGLAGRPIKYFRARRLLARSARRARSSRLLPLLPATAGKHLWILAPILASILGRAAWNYGQAARHHKCLAELPPFTQKIFRPAEDCSICRGVEQVDRILDVDPSIFEERYAYSGRPVVVVDAAINWTATEVFSFPFFKSLYEGVDGNCQFFPYRTEFKSLREVFEMSADRSLLEEGTEPWYVGWSNCDEEIGSLLRQHYHRPYFLPATAETEKTDWIFMGSHGYGAPMHVDDVEHPSWQAQIKGEKLWILDPPRECHYACKRLEVVVHPGEIIVLDTNRWYHQTVIVSEEMSITIGAEYD, encoded by the exons ATGACAACGGACGGAGTGACGGCGGAGGACGCGGGACGGAAGAGATCGCGCGATCTCGAGCACGCGAGGAAGGAGCTCGCCTCGGTGATGGAGAGGATCGAGGGGACGGGCGGCCTGGCCGGCCGGCCCATCAAATATTTTCGGGCGCGGCGGTTACTCGCGCGCTCGGCGAGGCGCGCTCGGTCGAGCCGCCTCCTCCCACTCCTCCCAGCGACGGCCGGCAAACACCTGTGGATCCTAGCCCCGATCCTCGCCTCGATCCTCGGCCGAGCGGCGTGGAATTACGGGCAGGCCGCGCGCCACCACAAG TGTTTGGCCGAGCTGCCCCCGTTTACGCAGAAAATATTCCGGCCTGCCGAGGATTGCTCCATCTGCAGGGGCGTTGAACAGGTGGACAGGATACTGGACGTGGATCCATCTATTTTCGAGGAACG ATACGCTTACTCGGGAAGGCCTGTAGTGGTCGTGGACGCGGCCATTAATTGGACCGCGACTGAGGTATTCTCGTTTCCGTTCTTCAAGTCGTTGTACGAGGGCGTGGACGGGAATTGCCAATTTTTCCCGTACAGGACCGAGTTCAAGAGTCTTAGGGAGGTGTTCGAGATGAGCGCCGACCGCTCTCTGTTGGAGGAGGGGACGGAGCCTTGGTACGTCGGCTG GAGTAATTGCGACGAGGAAATCGGTAGTTTGCTCAGGCAGCATTACCATAGGCCTTACTTCCTCCCAGCCACGGCCGAGACGGAGAAGACCGATTGGATTTTCATGGGAAGCCACGGATATGGGGCCCCTATGCAC GTCGACGACGTGGAACACCCGTCGTGGCAGGCGCAGATCAAGGGCGAGAAATTGTGGATCCTAGACCCTCCCAGGGAGTGTCATTACGCTTGCAAGAGATTGGAGGTGGTCGTGCATCCCGGTGAAATAA TTGTTCTCGACACGAACCGCTGGTACCATCAGACGGTAATCGTGTCCGAAGAGATGAGCATCACCATCGGTGCGGAGTACGATTGA
- the LOC725952 gene encoding uncharacterized protein LOC725952 isoform X2 encodes MTTDGVTAEDAGRKRSRDLEHARKELASVMERIEGTGGLAGRPIKYFRARRLLARSARRARSSRLLPLLPATAGKHLWILAPILASILGRAAWNYGQAARHHKCLAELPPFTQKIFRPAEDCSICRGVEQVDRILDVDPSIFEERSNCDEEIGSLLRQHYHRPYFLPATAETEKTDWIFMGSHGYGAPMHVDDVEHPSWQAQIKGEKLWILDPPRECHYACKRLEVVVHPGEIIVLDTNRWYHQTVIVSEEMSITIGAEYD; translated from the exons ATGACAACGGACGGAGTGACGGCGGAGGACGCGGGACGGAAGAGATCGCGCGATCTCGAGCACGCGAGGAAGGAGCTCGCCTCGGTGATGGAGAGGATCGAGGGGACGGGCGGCCTGGCCGGCCGGCCCATCAAATATTTTCGGGCGCGGCGGTTACTCGCGCGCTCGGCGAGGCGCGCTCGGTCGAGCCGCCTCCTCCCACTCCTCCCAGCGACGGCCGGCAAACACCTGTGGATCCTAGCCCCGATCCTCGCCTCGATCCTCGGCCGAGCGGCGTGGAATTACGGGCAGGCCGCGCGCCACCACAAG TGTTTGGCCGAGCTGCCCCCGTTTACGCAGAAAATATTCCGGCCTGCCGAGGATTGCTCCATCTGCAGGGGCGTTGAACAGGTGGACAGGATACTGGACGTGGATCCATCTATTTTCGAGGAACG GAGTAATTGCGACGAGGAAATCGGTAGTTTGCTCAGGCAGCATTACCATAGGCCTTACTTCCTCCCAGCCACGGCCGAGACGGAGAAGACCGATTGGATTTTCATGGGAAGCCACGGATATGGGGCCCCTATGCAC GTCGACGACGTGGAACACCCGTCGTGGCAGGCGCAGATCAAGGGCGAGAAATTGTGGATCCTAGACCCTCCCAGGGAGTGTCATTACGCTTGCAAGAGATTGGAGGTGGTCGTGCATCCCGGTGAAATAA TTGTTCTCGACACGAACCGCTGGTACCATCAGACGGTAATCGTGTCCGAAGAGATGAGCATCACCATCGGTGCGGAGTACGATTGA